The Labilibaculum sp. sequence CTGTCGTATGGTATGGTTGAATTGCCGGAAGGTAAAATGAAATCCCGAGAAGGAACTGTTGTTGATGCGGATGAGTTAATGGATGAAATGGTAAATACAGCCCGCGACACTTCAAATGAATTGGGTAAATTACAGGGGTATTCTACCGAAGAGGCTGAGGACGTGTACAACAAAGTTGCTATGGGAGCATTGAAATATTTTATTCTTAAGGTTGATCCTAAGAAGAATATGATGTTTAATCCTAAAGAATCAATTGATTTTAACGGGAATACCGGGCCATTTATTCAGTATACATACGCTCGAATTCAATCGGTTTTGAAAAAGACTGTTGAGGAAGGAATTGAATTTCCTGAATTCGCGAATACAGAGATTGAAATTTCTGAGAAAGAATCAAATTTAATTCAAATGATTGCCAGTTATCCGGTTATTATTAAAGAAGCCGGAGACACAACAAGTCCTGCACAAATTGCCAATTACATATATGATTTGGTGAAAGAATACAATCAATTTTATCACGATTTTCCAATTGCTAAAGAGGAAAATGTAGAATTAAGAGCGTTTCGTATGGTGCTTTCCAAACAGATTGCTCAGATTATAAAAAGTGGAATGGAACTTTTGGGAATTGGTGTTCCCGAGAGAATGTAAAAATATATTTGTTATTGAAGAGCGAATTTCATTTTTGGAATTCGCTCTTTTTTTATTTTAAAATGTGTTGTTTTTTTACGATTTCTAAAAAAAATGAAAAATCATTGACGAAATTATCCATATTTCTATCGTATAGCCTTTATCGCTAAGTAGATTTTTTTAATTTTGCAGTGAAATATAAATCTGTATAATAATGTTTGAAAATCTTAACGAACGACTTGAGCGATCCTTCCAAATATTAAAGGGGCAAGGAAAAATTACTGAAATCAATGTAGCAGAAACATTGAAAGATGTGAGACGTGCCCTTTTGGATGCCGATGTAAACTTTAGTATAGCCAAGTCCTTTACCAATACAGTAAAAGAAAAAGCATTAGGTCAGAATGTACTAACCTCATTGAAGCCGAATCAGTTAATGGTGAAAATCGTTCACGATGAGTTGGCTGAATTAATGGGGAGTACACAGGTTGATATAAATATTCAGGGAAAACCTGCTGTAATATTAATTGCTGGTTTGCAGGGTTCGGGTAAAACCACCTTTTCAGGTAAACTGGCAAATCTTCTGAAAACAAAACGTTCTAAGAATCCATTGTTGGTTGCTTGTGATGTATATCGTCCTGCAGCGATCGAACAGCTGAAAGTATTAGGAGAACAAATTGGAGTTCCTGTATATACAGATATTGAGAGCAAGAACCCTGTTAAGATTGCTCAGGATGCCATTAAGCAGGCAAAAGCAAACGGAAACGATTTGGTGATTGTCGATACAGCTGGTCGTTTGGCTATCGATGAGGAAATGATGAAGGAAATTGAGGCTGTTAAAAAAGCTATTGATCCTTCCGAGATTCTGTTTGTTGTCGATTCCATGACCGGTCAGGATGCGGTGAATACAGCTAAAGAATTTAACGAGCGTTTGGATTTTGATGGTGTTGTTTTAACGAAATTGGATGGTGATACACGTGGTGGAGCTGCGCTTTCAATTCGTTCAATTGTTAACAAGCCAATCAAATTTGTTGGTACAGGCGAGAAAATGGAAGCTCTTGATGTTTTCCATCCCAGTCGTATGGCCGATCGTATTTTGGGTATGGGTGATATTGTTTCGCTTGTAGAACGTGCCCAGGATCAATTTGATGCTGACGAAGCTAGAAAACTTCAGAAGAAAATTGCCAAGAACCAATTTAACTTCAACGATTTCCTGTCTCAGATTTCGCAGATTAAGAAAATGGGTAATCTGAAAGATTTGGCTTCTATGATTCCTGGTGTTGGAAAAGCACTTAAGAATGTTGATATTGATGATGACGCTTTTAAAGGTGTTGAAGCAATTATATTTTCGATGACTCCGGCAGAGAGAGAAGATCCGGGGCTAATTAACGGATCAAGAAGAAAGAGGATTGCCGATGGTAGTGGTTCTACCATTCAGGACGTGAATCGTTTAATCAAACAATTTGACGAAACGCGGAAATTAATGAAAATGATGACAAAAGGCGGAAACATGTCCCGAATGATGGGGAATATGGGAGGCCGAAGATAATAAACTTACAAATAGAAATGCTTGGCCACTTGGTCAGGCATTTTTTATACCGCAAAACGATACAACCATGGAATTAATCGACGGAAAAAAAATCTCAGCAGAGGTGAAGCAGGAAATTGCTGCCGAAGTAGAACTAATCAAAAAGGCTGGAGGAAAAACTCCTCATTTGGCTGCTATGATTGTTGGACACGACGGAGCCAGTGAAACTTATGTGGCTGCAAAAGTGAAAGCTTGTCATATGGTAGGTTTTAAATCTTCAGAGTTTCGTTTCGAAGAGGACATTACCGAGGAAGAATTGCTTGCAGAAATCAGAAAAGTGAATGACGACGATGATATCGACGGATTGATTGTTCAATTGCCATTGCCAAAACATATTTCAGAATCGAAAGTGATTGAAACCATACGTCCCGAAAAAGATGTTGATGGATTTCATCCTATGAATGTTGGTAAAATGGTATCGAGCCTTCCTACCTATTTGCCGGCAACTCCGGCAGGAATTGTTGAGTTGATGAAAAGATATAAAATTCAGACATCAGGTAAAAATTGCGTTGTTATTGGCCGAAGCAACATTGTAGGTACTCCAATGAGTGTTTTAATGTCGCGTAAAGCTGAGTATGGCGATTGTACAGTTACACTTTGCCACAGCAGAACTAAGAACATTGCAGAAATTACCCGCCAGGCGGATATCGTGATTGTTGCTTTGGGAATGAAAGAGTTTTTAACAGGTGATATGGTAAAAGAAGGCGCTGTTATTATCGATGTTGGAATTCACCGAGTAAAATCTGATAAAACAAAGTCGGGCTGGAAGCTGTTGGGCGATGTGAAGTTTGATGAAGTTGCTCCTAAAGCATCCTTCATAACTCCTGTTCCGGGTGGCGTTGGTCCAATGACAATTGTTTCCTTGTTACAGAATACTTTGCTTGCGGCAAAAAAGGAAATATACAAATAGAATAAGAGATTAATAATTTATATTTCAGCAGACTTCTTATAATAGGAAGTCTGCTTTTTTTATGAAGCAGAAATTCAAAAGAAATAATTTCATAGCATCGTTTATTGGTTCATTTGAAATTAAATTGGTATTACAGGCAAAGGAGCGTTCCTGAAGAATCTGTTTCAATTTAGGATGTGTCCAAAAATAAAAAAGAAGAGTTTCTGGCTTACGGCAGTCTATTTTCAAACGAAAAAGGAAATGGTGATAATCATTGTTTTTTGAAGGTAAAGACAAGGATGATAAGAGATATTTATATGTTTTTGAGAGAGTGTGAAATGAAATAAATATAAAGACAGATTAATTTATCTTCTATGTTTTTGGAGAACTGTATTGCCCTTTCAAATGACGATGAGAGGTGATATTGCATCAAAATATTTTCCTGTGTTAGGTTGAATATTCGTTCAATTGTAAGTAGTTTTATACATCACAAAAAATATTATAAAAATGGATTTTAAAGAGTTGGTCGATTTGTATCACCAGAAAAAAATCGAGGGAATGGATTTTTCCCAAATTCGTAAAGAGTTAGCAGAAAAAAATATCGAAGAAGATCTAATTAAGGATATTGTCCGTGCAATTGATGATCGGATGTTGAGAGGTGAAGTGAAGAAGAAAGGGAAGTTTAAGGCTCGGGAATTACGCTTGATGGGATGGACTTTAATGATAATTGGTGGAATCATTACTCTCGGAACCTATTTTCATTGGTTTGACATGAAGGGATATTATTTTTTATCTTACGGACCGGTAATTGCCGGTTACTTACTGATTATTGCAGCTCGAAAAGCTCAACGGAAGATCTCTTAGTTTGTAATTGCTAAATGTGGTGTTGTCATCTCTGTTTGAGAGAAATACATCAATAAAATAAAGCTATTCACCCTTGTTTTTTTAGCTTTCTTTATTGGATAAATCCTTTTGTCAACAAAAAAACTGTATTCCTAAACTTTACTGCTGTTTTTGAAACAAAATCCATCCAAAAATTGTAAATTAAGTAGAACGAGTCTTAATAAGGAGTCCTCCTTATTTTAATTGGTTTCTGTTATTTTCAAATTTTATTGGATTGTGGGATGAAGAAATTATACCTGTGGATAGAAATGATTTTTATGTTTCTGGTACTTCCGGTTTTGTATTTTTACGAGATGATTCCGGTTCATAAAGCCGTGCCACTGGTTCTTGTATTTGTTTATTGTTTTTTTGTTGTTTTTAGGGATAAAAATTTTGATCGTGGTGTTTTTCGAATTAAGCGGGAGTATCCGTGGCAGGAAATTTTATTGAAAGGATTTGTTTTATTGTTTATTACATCCATTTGGGTTTATATTTTCAGGGCTGATGTTTTTTTTCATCTGCCGCGTAATAATTTTTGGATTTGGCTTGCGGTAATTCTTACTTATCCAATTTGGTCAGCATACACACAGGAATTCATTTATAGGGCATTCTTTTTTCATCGTTATAAATTGCTTTTTAGAAATCCATTAGTTTTGTTATTGATAAATGCGATTTGTTTTTCCATGGCTCATATTATTTTTAGAAATTGGATGGCATTGATTTTTACCTTTGTAGGCAGTCTGATTTTTTCTTTTACCTACCTTCGCAACAAATCGTTAAATGCAGTTTTTTTGGAGCATTCTTTGTATGGAAATATTCTATTTACAAATGGCTTGGGGATATACTTTTACTTGCCAATGTAATTCATCTGTACTTATTTCCAGGTCCATTTAATAATGAAATCAAAACCAGAATTGGCACTCTGATTGGTCGCCTGTAAAAAAAGAGAACGATAAAATTGATATTCCATTGAGATTTTTTCCGGCTCAATAATTTTATCCTTTTTATCGATGGCAAATGTTCGTTCGTAATTCAGAAACAAATTGTTTGTTATGTATTTACCAACCGATACACTGCCTTGTGTCCAGCCACTTTTTCCCGTAATTTCAATTACATCCAAACCCAGCGATGATTGCAGGGCATCTTTAAGTACATTAGAAAATTGGCCGATTGCAAAATCCTTGGCGATGTCCATATTACTGCTTTTCATTGATGTATTTTCTCTCGTATCAAGTTGGTTCGTGCTTTTGTTGAATATCAGATAAGAAATGGCGTCTTTTTCTTCGATGGAGGTATCGTCAAGAAAAAATTTAACTTCGGGTTCATAAATTCGTCCAGTTACATTTACGCTAAGTTTTCGCAATTGATTATCCGGATCGCGGAATTTGTAGGCAACTTTGAAATTGACAATCGGATTTAGAGTTGCTCCACCTGTTAAAGTGACTTCACCTTCTTCAAATTCAAGTCTTCGTCCGTAAATTTTATAAAATCCTCTTTTTACGTTCATAGTTCCGAAAATGTCTATCTGTTCATCTTCTTTGATCGCTTGTAGATTTCCGGCCAGTTCAAAATTCATGTTTTTGCCTTTTATCCAGGTGTTTCTGGGAATCTCGATGTCGAAATTCCCCTTCAGGTTTTTATAAATTGAAGGGAAATCTTTTTGTGCTGAATTCTTTTTTATAGTGTACTTTATTTCTTCATTTTCTGCATTTTTCCGTGCAGTAACCAAGAGTGGTTGGTTGGAATCATCATAAACACGATTGAATTCTTTTAGGAATATATCGGTATTTAGGTTTGAGTTTAGAATTGTGACTTTTCCTTTGAAGGTAGGGTTTTCAGGGGAACCGCTCAGGCTAAGATTTGTATTGATAACAGCCTTTATTAGTTCGGAGTCGAAGGCTTTGAAGTTTTCTCCTTTTACATCCAGATTAATGCTTTTTAATTCAGTATCAACCAGTGATTTCATTTCAGCCGATCCTTTCAGCTGCAATTTTCCTTTTCCGGAATTTATGAGAAGGCTGTCGAGATAAAAATAGTTGTTTGCCAGGCGACTGCGCATTTCGATACCACTGTAATTCATTCCCAGTTTTTTATATTGAAAAGCACCCTTGCCAAAATTTAGATAACCACTAATGTGAGGATTGTTAATGGTGTTATCAACATTGAGTTGTATGCTTAGCAAACCTTTAGCTTCAATTCCTGTTGTTGGAATAAAACGATTGAATTTATTGATATCGAGTTGATCGATTTTTACAATGGCATGGATGGGATTGTCTTCCTTGGGAAGCACAAACTTTTCAGTAAATGAAAAGTGCAGAGGAAGTTCAAATTCTGCGTTGATAAGTCGTGACGAACAACCATCAAGATATGTCTCAAAACGAAGATTTTCGTTTGAATAGTTGATGTCAGATTGGAATTTTCTAAATCGAAGGCTGTCAATTTCCGGATTATCAATAGTGAGAATAGATTTAATAATTGGTTTGTTTGCCGTTCCGGTAATGTCGAGAAAAGCATTCACTTTTACTGATATCTGATAGGGCAAAAAATGTAGTTCTGAAATGTTGATCAGGTTAAGATTCTGAATTTCAATATGCAGATTCTCGATCCCTTTAAAAGCAAATATTCCATTTGCCTTTAATGCACTTTGTTGTGAGCTAAGTTCAAATTGGTGTATTTCAATAGAATCCTGCCTAAATTTAATGTAGTTGGAATCGTTGCCTCCCTTCCAAATCTGGTTGTTTAAATTTAGTACGATATCCTGAAAGGAAATGCTTGGGTTGTTATTGATTTTAAGTTCGGACAGAATTTTACCATGTAAAGAATCGCTGGCAAAAAAGGCGAACGAATTAACTGCTTTCTGCTGATTGAACTTACTTTTAAAATGAAGTTCCTGAAGACTAAAATTCTGTATTTTAGAGTCACTTACCAAAAGGTTCATGAATCCGGAATATGTTGAATCTGCAAAATGGATTTCAGCATCAGCTGTTATTTTGTTGATGCTGATGGTATCGAGTTTCAATTCAGTTACATTTACCGAAGAGGATATTTGCAGAGAATCGGCCGGACCTTTAATTTCAGCTTTTAGTTGTCCAACAAGTTGTAATTTGTCGGTTCCTAAGGCAGAGATGAGCTGCTGAATGTCAGTAGTTTTGATGTTTAATTCGAGCAGATTGTTCTTTTCCCAGTTTCCTTTGCCCGTTAAATCGGCGAAAGCAAAGGGCGTTTCTATATGAAATCCGTTTACCTGATATTTTCCCTTCTTATAGTTTATTTCTGCTTTAAATTTTTCAAGAGGCAAATCAAATATAGATGATCCGTTCGATTGAATTTCCAGATGAGCATTCATTGATTTGGGTTGAATCCCTTTCCCTGCTGCAACTATTTCAAAGTTCAAATCGGAACGGAGCTTTTTGTTTTTTGTGATCTTGGAAAGATCAATGTTTTTCAAGTTGCTTTCTATTTTATATGCGGGAACCGAGAACAGGTTTTCGATAGAGTATTTGGTTTTCAGATTTCCTAAAACTGTGGAGGAAGTAATATTACCACTACTGTTTTCTTGTTTTTTTTCAAAAGTTAAGTTGGTATTCGCCATATAGTACTTTTCAAATGCAATATAATCTGCACTTGCTTTTGCACTTAGATAGATGTTTTTTAAAAAGGCATCTGTATTTGTGTCTTTTTTTTCGACCGAATCCATATTTGCCAATAGTTCATCCCCCGAAAAGCGCGAATGAAGCTTAGCTTTGAAATTTTGCAAAATGAGTGAGTCGATTCCGGCATGTGCGATATTGATATCGCTTCTAAAATCCAAAGCATTAAAAGGTCCGGATAAGTCACTTGTAATTTCCCCGTTAAAATCGACGGGTTTAAAGCCTAGGGCGATAAGCGGTGCGTTTAGGTTATTTGATTTTAGCTCTAAATGAATAAGATTGTTTTCGGTACTATTTCCCTTTCCCGAAAGAATAGCCTTTAGGTAGGGCGTTTCAAAATGGATATCATTAATTAGATATTCTTTTTTGTTGATAACAATGTTGGCATTTAAATTTGTGATTGGCTGATTGAAAAGTACTGATTTGGTTGATTTTAAATGAATATTTGTTTGCAGTTCACCAAGGATAAAGCCCTTGCCAACTGCCTGTAAGTCGATGTTAATGTCTGATTTTAAATTCTTATTCCTGCTTAGTTTGCTCAAATCCAAATTGCGAATTTTCAGTTCGGAATTGTAAGTTGCAAATTCAGAGATGTTTTCGATGTGAATTTTGGAATCTAACTTTCCGAAAAGAGTACTTGCTTTTATATTTGCATCGAGTTCTTTTTTGTCTTTGTCAATAAGCAGAATAAAATCATCCAATTCGTAATTCTTATATTTTAAATCGGTGAATTTAGCCTTGGCATGAATTGAGTTTTCCTCGAAATTCAATCCATTTCCATTGATCTCAAATTCACCTTTTATATTTGATTTAAGATCATCATTATGAGTCCAGTATTCACCGTTTAAACTATCAATTTCCATTGTGAAATGAAAACTTGGCAAGCTGTTAATATCTTTAATTTCTCCCAGTATTTTAAAAATCTGATTCTGTTGTTTAATGGAGAAGTCTATTTGTCTGGTATTTTCTTTTTTGAGTATTTCAAGATTTATGTTGGGTTTGCCATGAATTGAAGGGATCCATTCGTTTACATCTTCAAAATCGAATGGGTTTGCATGAAATGAAACTTCGGAACCAAGCAATTGATTGAAAGGAACCGAACCTTTTGAGTTAAGCTTTGATTTAGGAAGTTGAAGTTCAAAATTAGTCCAGCTAAATACCGAATCAATTAAACTTGCTTCAAAATGTAAGTCTTGAATCTGCAGAGATGGTTTTTGTGTGCTTACTTCAAGTTTGTGCAGATCAATATTCATAAAATCAGCTGCGAATTTGAAACTGAGAGAAGCATCAAATTTCACATTCTGCGGAATTAATTGTGTACTGTCATTCGCCACGATTTTGGCCTCAAAATTCTTCGTAGATACATCTGCCAATTCTATTTCCCATGAAAAGGGATTAGAAGAAGCTTTAGTTTCTGAATTTTCTGCCCCAGGAATCAGTTTTTCGAGGTTCCATAAATTATCCTTGTCTTGTTGTAAGAAAACCGAGGTTCCATTTAATTTCAGAGATGTAATTTCCAGTTTTTTTCCAACAATCTTCCAAAGGGTGTATTTTATTTCCAGTTCATCGAGAGTAATCAGCTTACTGTTGTTTTGTTCCAAATCAATTTTCTTCACAAGAAGATGGGAGAGAGGGTTGCCTTCAATTTTTTCTATCGTAAGCTCTGCATTTAGTTGCTGACTGGCTATCCGGCACACAGTTTCCGAAATCCAATTATTGAAAAGTCCGGTTGAAAGGAGAAAAAGCAGAATCGCCAGGAGAATAATTACTCCTGCACTTGCAATACCTGCTGTTTTTAAAAATCGTTTCATTCCTTCAATAATTTAATTTCACATTAAAATGCATGTCCAATAGTAATAAAGAATTGGGTTCTGAATTTCCCCTCGAATAATGGGCTTGCAAAATCCAAACGAATAGGACCAACAGGTGTTTTCACACGCAAGCCTAAGCCTGCATCGTAGTTTAGCTGGTTTAGTTTGAATTCCCATGAGTTTAACCATGAATTTCCAAAATCCGTAAAGGCTGTGCCTGAAAAGATACCGTACAATGGAAATCTTATTTCAGCACTGGCTTCCATCATGCTGTTTCCACCCAGTTTACTTCCGGCTTCGTTTCTGGGTGAGATCTGATTACGGCCCCAGCCACGCAAGGATAGTGCTCCTCCTATTAAAAAACGATCTTCGATAGGACTTTGAGAATCGCCTTGGGTTGGTTCAATAATTCCAGTTTTTATTTTTCCGGCAAAAACAACATTCTTCCACAGTGATTGGAAATAGTCAACTTCTGTCATAATTTTATAGTAATGAAATTGAGAATTGAACCCAATTCCCATATAGGTTACTGTTCCTTCATATTTCCATCCTTTTTCAGGAGCAAAAATATCATTGGTAGTGTTTAGGTTGTAGCCCAATGTTACGCCTGATTTATTGTGATTCAGTTTGCCGGCATCCTCAATTGATAAAGTGCCTTTACTTTTCGAGATATCCACCTTATCCTTACCAAAGGAGTAGGAAATATAAGCTGTGGATTTTTTTGTCAATTCCTTTTGAAAAGCAACCGAAGTTCCCAGCCTGTCTACTTCGTAGCTCTCTTCTTTTTCGCGCGAGAAGAACGGATTTAAAATGAAATCAAGATTTTTGCTCCATACATCGGGTTGTATAAATTTACTCTCGATACTAAGCGGAGTGAAGTAGGAGTGCTGTCCTTTAATCGACAGAGTTCGTCCTCCACCTAAAAAATTTAATCGTTTGAATAGAATGGATGTCCTGATTTTATCTTCGGTTCCATATCCTACACCAATTTTAACGGACCAGCGGGGAAGCTCCTTTATGTGAATGGAAATTGGCACTGAATCATGATTTACACTATCCAACATTGCACGAATGGTTACGTACCGGAATAGATTCATGTTGAACAATTCTTCCTGAGTCTTTTCAATTTTAACCTGAGAAAAGACTTCCCCTTTACTAAGTTCAACATGTTTCAGGATATATGCTTTGTTGATTACAGAATTTCCTTCCAGATTAATCTCACCAAAATAACTTTTATTTCCAGGGTTTACATTGAAATTAATATTTGCAGCATGTAGTTTTTCATTTAAATGGATGCTTTTTTTCACTTTCACAAAAGGAAACCCTTCGTGATTGTATTTTTCTCGGATTAAATTTTCGGAGGCTATGATTTTTTCATCTTGAAACAGGTTTCCGGTTTTTAGGGGAAGAATCATTTTTACAGACTCTAAAATTGGCATGTTTGCTTCGGTCCCGGTTAAGGAATAGTTGATTTCACCAATTGAAATAGGAGTTCCTTTCTGGATGTGAATGAGGATGTCAAGTTTTTTGTTTCTTTTGTCTGGCAGAAGATCCGATGTAATTGATACATCTAAAAAACCATTCTTCTGATAGTATTTTTTCAGTTGAAGTAAGTCTTCATCAAATGTGAAACTGGAAAATCGGGTGGTTTTTTTCCAAAAAGTTAACTTCCCGGTAAAAGGTCTGGCTTTGGTATTCATCTGCGTAAGAAGAATTTCCTTTTGCAGCGTATCGATTCCTGTAAACCTTATTTTGTTAACTATTGCATTGTCCTGTGCTGATGCATTCAGCAGAAGCGCTGTTAAAATTAAAATCTGCAGAAAAATTCTTCTAATATGCACCATATTTATCACTCAGCTTATTTTTATGAATAAAGATATAGAATTTAGAAGCAATTTTAGGTCGAAAGACATTGCAGCGACAAATTAAATTGCCGGGATGATTCTAAATAAGATAGTACCTTATTTGAGTTGATCTTGGATATTTTTAGTTATTGCAGATTCAACATCTCCAGTATGAGCCGTAGTTTTATTTTCTATCAGCATGATTTTGCATTCTTCCTTTGCGGATACCCGATGTTGAGTGCCTTTCTTAACGATGTACATATCTCCAGCATTCATAGTAAACGGTTCAGAGCCTTCAACTTCCATTAAAAGGCTGCCTTCAATGATATAGAACAGTTCATCTTCATTTTTATGATCGTGCCACGGTAGTTCGTCGCCTTTTATTTTGGCAATTTTAACGTAAGAATCGTTTATCTCTCCAATTACTTTAGGCGAGAAATATTCGTTGATTTTTTTGAAGTTTTCGAGTAGGTTTGTTTTCATCTTATTTAAGTAGTATTCGCATTAATGCTTCTTCTTCATTTTCTTTGTCTTCGATTATATCCAAAATCTCTTTATTGACAATTGGTGGCGGCGGTGGCGGCGGTTTAATCTCGAAGAAACGGTTTGGATAAATCCAAATCCACATTAAATGTAGTTCACTTAGTGCTTTTTGCTGTTTTATATTTAATTCTAAATAAGTTTTCTTCCAGAAATGAAATGCACTGTTATTCCTCAAAGAATAAATAGTACTAGATACTAGCTGTGCAACTTCTTTAATTATACGCCAATCAGTTTTATTTCCTGTAGAATCTGGAATCGTTAATGCATTTATAATAAATGCGGCCTTGCAAACTTCTACGGTATCTAATAAATCAATTTTCCTTATCCTTTTTTCAGGTAAACAATCGCTATTGTTCTTATTTATAAGGAATTTGGTCATGTCTGATTTGATTGAATCGAGTTTATCTATTTTTTCGTGTTTAATAGTTATCGTATTTTTTCGATCAATTTGAAATTGGAATATATTTCTGTTCTTAACTTTGCTGTCCCAACCTACGTAAATTACATGACCAAATTTAAAAATTAGTTTGTTTTTAAGGGAGTCAATTTCTTCATTAGGGTAAAAGAAAGAATAAGGATATTTAGCAATTGAATCATCCAGAAATGGAATTATGGTATTTTCCTCTAAGCTATCTTGAGTTGTAAGAAAGAGATTAAAAAGTTCTTCCAAATTCAGGCTTGAGTAGTCAGGTTTTTTCTTGTTTTCAAGAGTACACCCCAAAAAGAGGAAGAGGGAGAGGATAATGATAATATAATGAGTTTTGTTCATAGTAATTCTATTTTTGTTCAAGAAGCTGTTCCAAATCCAATATTTCAGCTTTATCACCATACTTTTCTTTTAATCCTTTTACCATTCCTTCGGCAGTTATGCATCTGACATTGTTTTCGATACAATCTAAAACGTAAGCTTTGGCATTTGCATAATTAATTCGATAATCTTCAGATTCTATTTTATAGGCTTTGTAATATTGAGTTTTGGCATTTTTATAATGTCCAGCGTTTAACCACTTAGTTCCATCCTTTAGGAGATAAAGTATTTTATTTTCCTTTGTAAGTTCAATTTCATCAATTGCTTTTTGTTTTTCAATTGCTTCGATTCTTTTTTCTTCATGAAAATTGTCAATTCGATTTTGAACTATGAAATAGATTCCAATTAGAATTGGGATGCTTATTATAAGCACCCAAACTTTTAGTTTTCGATTTTCTTTAAGGGCATTTGCCCTTATCTTCTTCTTGATTTGCTTTAATTCGGTTTCAGATACAGTTTTGTACTCCAAACTACTTTCTTCAGAGTGCAGGTTTACATGATCTTTTTTTCTCGATCGGAAGATGTTTTTTTTAGGTCTCGCATTATTCCTTATGGAGAT is a genomic window containing:
- the bamA gene encoding outer membrane protein assembly factor BamA; this encodes MVHIRRIFLQILILTALLLNASAQDNAIVNKIRFTGIDTLQKEILLTQMNTKARPFTGKLTFWKKTTRFSSFTFDEDLLQLKKYYQKNGFLDVSITSDLLPDKRNKKLDILIHIQKGTPISIGEINYSLTGTEANMPILESVKMILPLKTGNLFQDEKIIASENLIREKYNHEGFPFVKVKKSIHLNEKLHAANINFNVNPGNKSYFGEINLEGNSVINKAYILKHVELSKGEVFSQVKIEKTQEELFNMNLFRYVTIRAMLDSVNHDSVPISIHIKELPRWSVKIGVGYGTEDKIRTSILFKRLNFLGGGRTLSIKGQHSYFTPLSIESKFIQPDVWSKNLDFILNPFFSREKEESYEVDRLGTSVAFQKELTKKSTAYISYSFGKDKVDISKSKGTLSIEDAGKLNHNKSGVTLGYNLNTTNDIFAPEKGWKYEGTVTYMGIGFNSQFHYYKIMTEVDYFQSLWKNVVFAGKIKTGIIEPTQGDSQSPIEDRFLIGGALSLRGWGRNQISPRNEAGSKLGGNSMMEASAEIRFPLYGIFSGTAFTDFGNSWLNSWEFKLNQLNYDAGLGLRVKTPVGPIRLDFASPLFEGKFRTQFFITIGHAF
- a CDS encoding cupin domain-containing protein gives rise to the protein MKTNLLENFKKINEYFSPKVIGEINDSYVKIAKIKGDELPWHDHKNEDELFYIIEGSLLMEVEGSEPFTMNAGDMYIVKKGTQHRVSAKEECKIMLIENKTTAHTGDVESAITKNIQDQLK